The region CTCCTTGTGTCCGTCAGTGGGTCCAGTCAGGGCGACAATAACAGCAGAAAATCCTTGACTTTTCCTGCTGCCTAAAGTCTAGCCAAACATAGACTTCACTGCTCTCTAGTGTTTGCGGATCAACTGAATCATAAGCAAACACCGACTAAGGAATTAATGACCAGGGACCATTGTAAGTGGTGGTTCCCAGTCTGCATACAATGTAAACTATGTTAAGGAAATGACTGGGGACTCTTGAGATCAGGAACATTAAATCCCCATGTCCCTTGCCTACAGAGCAGTAGcttcccattttcctttcttgataTACATCTATGCATTCCTCCTGCCTTGAAAAACTtctcctgttttttgttttgcagtGGCCTACCCTCATTTAAGACCCATCACAAATGTTACCTTCTGAGTGAGGTCCCCCTGGATTCATCTACCCAGAGGGAGTTAATTATTCTCTCCTGTATGTACCCTACAGACCTTTGCAACGTTCTCTATAAAGCATTTATCTCACTCTCCTGTaaaattcattaatatttatCTGTTCAGGACCATATGTTATCTGCTTgaagatggaaagtgtctttaaatACTGTGATTAAAAAAGTGAGGgactggtgaatgaataaacaaatagacAAGTGACTAGAATAGAACAAAATATCCAGAAATATTAACTTAGTGTATGATGAAGATAGAACTTAAATGGCTGGTACAAAGAGACACTGTTTAATAAGTGTACTGGGACAAATGGGTAGCCATCTGGCCTCCAAGTATTACAAGGCAACAAGATAAATCTCTAACTTCAGTGGTGAGAACAGCTTTCATTCAAAATCAAGTGGCCATAAAAATGGATaactttcaaaaatttaaaacttttcatgGCAGTGAAACACTGTAAACAAAGTAAAAGACAACTGAAAAACTGgaggaagatatatatatatgcaatgtaTGTCAGAAATAAAGGCAAATAGCATTTtaaccaaagcaaaaacacacatCACCAGTAATAAAACACACCAACACTATTTACTTCCTAACATGACTTAGTAGGAAGGATAAGATTTCACTTTTGTGATATGTCAAGATGGCATAAACTGAGTTCAATCCTGAGGAAACACCTAACAACAGCAAACAGAAGaattttctacaaaataactgtCCAGTGTTCTTCCAAGTGTCAAAGTCATGAAGGAGACAGACAGAGGAATTATACACAATCGAAGAAAATTGTAAGAGAAACGCAATGTGAAATCCCAGATTAGATCCTGAAAAGGGACACTGCTGGGACAAGTGACAAAATTCACCTGAAATCTGATGATTATTTAATAGAATTTTATCAATACTAGCTCCTCAATTTGGATAACTGCACTGTGGTAATGGAGGAAGCTGGTTATAAGGTATATGAGAATGCTTTTTACCATTTTTTGCAAAATTTGCAAGCCTAAAATGAGTTCATAACacacaaatgtgaaaaaaaaacacagaaaaggaagaaataaagaactcAATACCTATAAAATATGTGGGAAGGTGACAAATATCTTAAGATTAGCCACCACTCTTCTCAAAACCGTATGAGTCAAAGAATAAATCACAAGGGAATTAAAACAATGTTTTGACAGCAAGATATTGAAAAGACAGCACATTGAAGTTAATATGCTTCAGTTAAGCCAATGCTTAAAGGGAAATTTATCACTTTAAATACACTGAGGAGACATTGATTCCTTGCTGTTCAGATGGTAACGAGGACCATACTGGTGTTAGTGAGTGGCGCAGGGTTAACACCTAGTGTGTGTACCTTCATTATCAGTAAGACTCCCCATTGTGGTGGATTGGACATAGGTAGAGATGGAAGGAAAAGCATCACATTAGGCAGTGCCTCTGCCACTTGAAAAAAGAGGCAGTTTGAATTTAGTTCGGTTTTGTTCCCTTTCCTAGACTGAAGGACAATGGCAGACTCAGGTCAGCCAGCTGTCCACTGAAGCCATCTAAATGGCTGGCTTCACATACGCATTTAAAGAAACAGCCGAAGCATGGCACATCTTGACAAGGTCCAGATTTTGACCATATGAGTTTGGGGAGCAAAGCCCTAGTAGGTCTCCTATTCTGAATTTGGTGTTTTGAGAGGGGAAGGGTGGAAATGAGATGTTACTGGGACACGTGGATGGAGTGCTTTGATCTTTAGAATCATTTAAGTCCTGCAGGTGGTTGGAAGCATTGCGCATCCCCTTGACAGAGAAGAGCAAGGACCCACTGCGTGATTACCACAAAATGGTTTTATGGTAGATTTAGCATTTGGCTACaacttccttctctctctgatTTCACATCCTTGCAATGTGAGTCTGTAACTCCTCCCATCAAGAAGTGCAATTTGCACCCCTAGAATATGCATTGGCCTTCAGTCTTGCTTTTGGTGGTAGGGAAACAACAGATCTGACACAAGGAAGAACTTGAAAAAATGCTTGTTTTCTTGTTGTTCTTGGGACTCTGGCAACATGTGAACAAGCATAGGCCAGCCTGTCCTATAATGAAAGACGTGTGACCCTGTCTTGCGCCTAGTGCTCCTCAATCTCCAGTAGAGCTCCCAGGTTGATGGGCTGTTGATTGCAGACACGTCAGTGAGCCTACCCAAAAATCGCTAAACCAATAGCCCAGCAGAGAGGAATCTAAAATGCTAACCCATAGAAATGTAAACTAAGTAAATGGTTGTTGTTTCCTAAACACTAAGTTTAGGGGGACTTGTTGTGACCCATTTGATAACTGATAAAGCTCTCTTCTAAGGTGGATGATGCACACAATGTGTTAGCCTTAAAAATGCCTGCCTCCCTCATTCTCTCTAGACCAATAACCTGGATCAGATTTCAGCATAGACCCAACAGGCAGTAGCAGTCCTggcttcactaatcatcagagggGCGCAGGATGTGGCTCATCCGTAACGATGGGGTGCAGGAACACAAATGGAGGTGTACCCTCAGGTGCTGGACAAGGACGTCTTGAAGGTCAGGCTGGGTTGTTTGACACGGGAGCTCTCTCACGTGACTTGGGAGACAGGAACCCCAGTGTGAGTTCTCATACACTGCTGTGATCAGTGATAGGGGTGGAAATAATGGTGGCCTAGGGTCAGGGGCATGCAGATGCTAGAACACGTTGGCAAAGCACTGAGAAAGGGGTCAGAATATCAGGGATGTTGCTGTAGTAGCATGCATTTATTATCTGACTCTAGAGAGACTGCCAGCTAACTATGATCCCCAGCAAGGGGCAGAAGACACTCCCTTCACTCCAGTGATAAAGGACATTAGTGAAGAGGACCACAGAATCACTGAAAAGTGGACTAGGGGGTCCTCCTCCCTGGGACAGAATTGATAGAAAATGTTAACATGGAGCTTGGCTGCCTGGAATCAACGGGGATAAAATTATTCTGGGGTATCAGAGACCAGGGGGCAGCATTTAGCCATGAGAAGTCATGTGAATGAAAATACTTAATACGGAATTGTGCAGCAAGCCAGATCTCCTAAAGGGACCTGTTGAAATGGCTAATAGACCATGTTTCTAGGGCTGAGATAAATGGGAAGTCACAGAGGGAACTGGTTAAAttatataacaaaaaaaattttaaatagtatatAGAAAGTTGATGGTtgcttttacaataaaaaatcATAATCCGTCACTCAGCCTCAGCCAGGTGTAAGGTGCAGAGCAAGCCATTAAACAACGGAAATGCTCTGTTTGGGACTAGGCTGGAGCAGGTCCAAGGAATGAAAGGGATCGGCAGCCCAGATCCCCATGTTCTCCACCTCGGCTTCATCTTCCTTTCATTCAGCTCACACTGTTGGCTTGTTGGGGTGAAACACGCCTGAACCTGGGATACGGATTAAATCAGGACCCGTTGTGCTGAGCtgaaaatggatggatggataccgCCAAGAATGTATTCTGCCATGCACAATCCCACCCAGGGGTGGCTCTAAAGAGCAGCGGTGAAGGGAAATCCTTCCAGGGGGCAGAGTGTTAAGCAATCCACTTGCTTATCTTTTTTGAATGTGGGTAGAagcaaaaaataagaatataaaccGACTCTTTGGAAGTGATGAACGCCTCACTCTGATAACAGTGttagtataatttaaaataatgcctAAATGTGAACTAAGCATTATCCAGGGATAGAACTGTGCATAGTATGCAGCAGGTCCTGAAGGACTTTTACGGAGAGGTAGAGTATTACAGCAGACCAAGAATAAAACATTGAATTAGGTATAAAAGGATTAAACCATGATTAAGTAGTCAGGGATTTCTTGATGCTGCCAACATGCTCTATCCTACACTGATTTTTATCTCAATAGCATAAATAATGAGCTAGATATCATCATACCTATTTCATCTGTCCTTTGGCTGCCAGGAAGGAAATCCtacatcagtattctcacatttGGTTGTACTAGGactacctgcttttttctgttcTTATGAAAGATGCTAGAGTCTTTTCTCTAAAGAGTTCTGGAACTCCAAGATTCAAAAGCATTAATCTGCAGCCAGAATCCAAAAGCACTGGCAACAGAAAATTGGGAGAGAGAGCCACAAAGAACAGAATTGATTAAAATGCTTTAAGGAAATGGAACTCGGAAAGAAAAGGTAAGATCCACATTCAGAGAGAGAACCACTATGAAATGAAACGTTTCCAGGATTGGGCTGGGATGGCTCCAAACACTAGCATGACCTCTCATGGTGAATGCCTTTCCCTATGGAaccttcactcttctttttgcaCCAGTTTAAGTGAGCTCAGATTTTAAGGCTCAATAAAATGTCaccttgtgggtaaaactgcaccTGAGCACATTCGGGcagattattttcctttcttctgtgctCCAAAATTTATTATGGCAACTATGACCATCTGACTTCATTAACACTAAATTGAACACGTATAGGCATCAGCACATGTGTATTAACTTAATACGAATGTCTCTCAGTACAAACATTAGCCCTGAGAGGCAGGATTCTAAAGCCTGTGAGAGTTTGGACTCCAAAGTCAGACAAGAAACAAATCTcaactttccctttttttttactAGCTCTAGTTCCCATCCGTAAAACATGATAATCATAGTACCTAACCCAAGATAGTTATGATTGGGGAACtaaatggcataatatatttagaGAGTTAAAAACATGGAATGAAATAAATAGTATGACTTAAGGACAAGCCATCATGATTGGACCTGCACCATGGTTAATATACATGCAACTATGTATCACATGGAAAGGTGTGACTGACACTGTACCTGGCAAATGGGAGCAATGAAAAAATTCTGATTGATTTTATGTTAAAAGTAATCACAGCTTAGAATAACAGAAAGCAAAAGAAGTTTTAATTGAGCTTGCACCCGTTTAGCTAGGATCACCCTAACACGAGTGAGATATTTATATTGACAAGACAGTACAAGTCCTTTATGAAATACACTGACCACATACAATATCAGCTTTTGAGGTTTAAGTGAATGAGTTTGGATCACTTTTCCAATAAAACCTAAGCAAATATGATAGGGGATGATACTACTTCATAAACACATGGATTGGCTAGAGTATAGCTTCAAAATATGGGTATGAGATTAAAGCCCTTGAGAAGACAATGTATGAGTCACAAAAAGCTTCCTCAGTGCTGTCTTCATATCATTGTTCCTGAGGCTGtaaatgaaggggttcagcattGGAGTCACCACAGTGTAAAATACAGCTGCAACCCTGTCCTTACCCGCGGAGTGTGGTGCAGGAGGACACAGATAGACACCGATCGCTGCGCCGTAAAACAGGAACACAACAGTGAGGTGGGACCCACAAGTGGAGAAGGCCTTTTGCCTGCCAGAAGCAGCTGGGCCCCTGAGGATGGTGGAGATGATGTGTGCGTAGGACAAGATGATCAGGGAGAGTGGGGCAGTGAGTATCAGGGAGCCCACAGTGAACAGGGCTACCTGGTTGGTGCTGGTGTCTGAGCAGGAGAGCTGCAGCAGAGGGACCACGTCACAGAAGAAGTGCCGGATGGTGTTGCCTGCACAGAAAGAAAGCCCAGCCATAAGCAGAGTGTGTAAGAGGGCAGCGAGGCTGGTGAGGACCCAGCACGTCACAAGAAGGAGCACGCACACAACAGGACTCATGAGTGTGGAGTAGCGAAGAGgcctgcagatggccacatagcggtcataggccatcacccCCAAGAGGAAGTCATCCAGTGCCCCAAACGTCATGAAAAAGTGCATCTGGGCCAAACACCCCCCATACGGTATGGTCTGACTATGTGTctggatgttcaccagcatcttGGGGACTGTGGTGGAAGAGAAACAGGCATCAGCAAAAGAGAGGTTggccaggaagaagtacatgggggtgtggaggtgagGGTCAGAGCCGATGGCCAgaatgatgagcaggttccccaacACGGTGACCAGGTACATGCCCAGGAAGGTGCCAAGTAGGAAAGGCTGCTGCTCTGGCCTCTCAGAAAGACCCAAGAGGAGAAATTCGGTGATACTGGACTGGTTGCTTTGGTCCATGACACCATTCGTTCTAGAAAGGGCAAAAAAGAGGTATAGGAAATTTGTAGAAACAGGTATACTTGTGGCCCTCAGTGACAGTCATCTTCTACTCAGTAGACATGACTATATCAGGTCCCTATACCCTCCCTCCTGGATCACCCCTAACTCTTCCCTACTCCTTGATCCACTCAGGGAGGGAGAGCAAGCAGACAATGGCATTAGAACACGAAAGCAGAGTGACAGGTACTGGTTGGGGAGGTCAGCTCCAGGTTCCTTCCACCTTGCTAGGCAGCACGTAGACATTAAGAGCTGCCATTCGTTGAACCCAAAGCACTGTGCACTGCAACACCTAACTGAAGGCTCTGCGATGAGCATGCTTTCTTACCTGCGTATCACAAAAGGATAATACAAGGCTCAGTGATACAAAGTCAATTGCAGAAAGTCACAAAGAATACAGTAAATACAGTTGGGATTCTGAGGCCCATTCCCATGCCCTTGAACACCCTGCATCACGACCACCTCCGAGTTTAACCTCTTCTTCTGTAGGTGGCAGACAGGTGACTCACTCTCCAAGGAAGTAGCTCCCACCGCTTAACTCAGGATGAGCTGAGAGACAGGAGGCAGGCATTTTCGGAGAGAAAATATACCCCTGCCCCTTGCAGCTCTCCCCATATTCATCTGGCCCAAATAGCATTTACCACCCAAGGAGCCCACCCTGCTCCCGGGCTCTCCCTCTTGATCTCACAGGACCATGCTTCAGGCTCTTCTTGGCTTCTGGTAAATGAGAAGGGTGAGGGgaccctgggctgcaggctgcACTGCGCCAGCTGAGAGCAGCCACCCAGGTTGAGTGACGGTATTAGACGTGCTTTGTGCATGTTGTCACAGAAGGGTTTCCAGGTTCTGGGCCTCTGGAGTATGACTTTCCTGGCTGGTCCTCAGAGACAAACATGAAATAATTGCTCTAGCTTCATGCTTTGGCTCCCAAGGagcaggggaggagggaatgCAGAGCACAGCTGGTGGTTTCGCATTTGATAAGTTTTGTCCCCAGGGATGTTTGTGGATCTCTATTCTTAGTGTAGTGGTTGCTCTGGGGTATCTCCTGGGAAAGCTGGAAACTGTGGCAGAAGGGAGTCAGAACAGGAACTGGAGCACAGCACACTCGGATTCCAAATCTGGCCACATGATTTCCTGGCCCTGCTACCTTGGGGTGGATTGTTTGACTTGGATGAGCTTTAGGGATTTCAAATTCTTGCTAAGATGGTGATTAGCTTAAACTGCTAGCTTCCATCTACCAAAATAATCTTTGAGAAACAGTTGAGcaaaaaaatattaggaaatcaCAAGAATATCAAAACAGGAGAAACTCATGGGGATAAGAAAGAACATTATGAAATGGAAGTAATGTGGCGGCAGAAAGCTAGGTTGAGACTTTGATTATGGAGGAGTTCTATTGCTTTTCTATGAAAGGATATTGGGAAAAAGATTAATTCAAGTCTGCTCTTGCCTCCCTCTGACTCTGCTTGGGTAATTACACTCTTCCCCTGACGTATGAACGGTTGACAGAAGTTTAGACTTCTACACCAAAGTCCTTCAGGATAATGAAATTGAGGAAAGTAGATGTCGAGTGACTAGTCTAAGTCATTCCCTCTTCAATCTCCCCACAAAATACCCAGGGTTTAAGTATTACTATGAGGAGACTTCTTTCAAATCATTTCTGTTTTATCCTTGTGGTTTGAAGGTAAAGATATGTCAGAAAATGTTGGTGAATGGGATGctaaaaaacaggagaaaataactGTTGTTCATGATAAAGGCAGCTTTCCCACTCAAGGCTCATCCTACCTTCTTCTTAAATTCCCAGGATTGACAGGGATTGTTATCCATTCCATCTGCACATTTCCAGAAAGAATACCCAATACTCCTTGGGGAAT is a window of Manis pentadactyla isolate mManPen7 chromosome 3, mManPen7.hap1, whole genome shotgun sequence DNA encoding:
- the LOC118927338 gene encoding olfactory receptor 1N2-like, producing the protein MDQSNQSSITEFLLLGLSERPEQQPFLLGTFLGMYLVTVLGNLLIILAIGSDPHLHTPMYFFLANLSFADACFSSTTVPKMLVNIQTHSQTIPYGGCLAQMHFFMTFGALDDFLLGVMAYDRYVAICRPLRYSTLMSPVVCVLLLVTCWVLTSLAALLHTLLMAGLSFCAGNTIRHFFCDVVPLLQLSCSDTSTNQVALFTVGSLILTAPLSLIILSYAHIISTILRGPAASGRQKAFSTCGSHLTVVFLFYGAAIGVYLCPPAPHSAGKDRVAAVFYTVVTPMLNPFIYSLRNNDMKTALRKLFVTHTLSSQGL